In one window of Pseudobacteriovorax antillogorgiicola DNA:
- a CDS encoding ABC transporter substrate-binding protein, translating into MKSYILSLGLIALSSTSLGVESTRMVYGENTKLQAFDPYTSHESAGHRLADLLFDSLVTTGPGGTYEPHLAKSWTIENDGSAIHVVLKEKVFWHKEGKEPLKPLNAADIATTLRLIKSPNSEIPNAERFQVLKRVEVLSNHRVRIHFHRALAQPLKFLMFKVLPNHKLESTKSLTRDHSFNRTPIGTGPFAFVKSTPQGEIQLKRNPFYFKELPSITEVIMKPFVDNSIMTQSLLYSSLDLVTYISPRDVKEVGGDRNLDLVPYDAQNFSFVAMNMNHPQLKDKRIRQAINYSIDRREMLDAFFQGKGHLITGPFAPTSWAYNLNVPGYRFNQDRARELLKQAGFEDRDNNGFVEDTKGQEIQLTFAVPLAGESEMTKRIVLAYQNYLQVIGIKVELKFLEWTVWKAKVLGEHDFDLTIASWDFDDSSNITSLFHSQSARAWGNNFVSFQNPRVDSMLAEASSTNDFDKRQAIYKKLHSIISEESPYTFLWTLKHHAGHQRKLLGVRIEPFSFFKYVAQWQVSNHGQK; encoded by the coding sequence GTGAAATCCTATATTTTGAGCCTCGGACTCATTGCGCTATCTTCAACATCTCTCGGTGTAGAATCGACTCGCATGGTCTATGGGGAGAACACCAAACTACAAGCCTTCGATCCCTACACCAGCCACGAATCAGCTGGTCACCGGCTGGCTGACCTCTTATTCGATTCGTTAGTAACAACAGGCCCTGGAGGAACTTACGAACCTCACCTAGCCAAGTCTTGGACCATTGAGAATGATGGAAGCGCAATTCATGTTGTTTTAAAAGAAAAGGTTTTTTGGCATAAAGAAGGCAAGGAACCTCTAAAGCCTCTTAACGCCGCAGATATTGCCACTACATTACGCTTAATCAAGAGCCCCAACAGCGAAATCCCCAACGCAGAGCGATTTCAGGTGCTCAAAAGAGTTGAGGTCCTTTCCAATCACCGGGTGAGAATTCACTTCCACCGCGCCTTAGCTCAACCCCTTAAGTTTCTTATGTTTAAGGTCCTCCCCAACCACAAGTTAGAAAGCACCAAAAGCCTCACTAGGGATCACTCTTTCAACCGCACGCCAATAGGCACAGGGCCTTTCGCCTTTGTTAAGAGCACACCTCAGGGAGAAATCCAGCTAAAAAGAAACCCTTTCTACTTCAAAGAGCTCCCGAGCATTACAGAAGTTATTATGAAGCCCTTTGTGGACAACAGTATCATGACGCAATCCTTGCTCTACAGTTCTTTGGATCTTGTCACCTATATCAGCCCTAGAGATGTCAAGGAAGTCGGTGGCGATCGTAACCTTGATCTAGTTCCCTACGATGCGCAAAATTTCTCGTTTGTTGCGATGAACATGAACCATCCCCAGTTAAAAGATAAGCGCATCCGCCAAGCCATCAACTATAGTATCGATCGCAGAGAAATGCTCGACGCATTCTTTCAAGGCAAGGGACACCTCATTACGGGGCCCTTCGCCCCTACGTCTTGGGCATATAACTTGAACGTACCTGGATATAGATTTAACCAAGATCGAGCCCGTGAGCTGCTCAAGCAAGCTGGTTTTGAGGATCGTGATAACAATGGTTTTGTGGAAGACACAAAAGGACAGGAAATTCAGCTGACCTTTGCTGTTCCATTGGCTGGGGAAAGCGAGATGACCAAGCGCATTGTGCTGGCCTATCAAAACTACTTGCAGGTAATCGGGATCAAAGTAGAACTCAAATTTTTGGAGTGGACAGTATGGAAAGCCAAAGTCCTAGGTGAGCATGACTTCGACCTTACCATAGCCTCCTGGGACTTTGATGATTCATCCAACATCACCAGTCTCTTTCATAGCCAAAGTGCACGAGCCTGGGGCAACAACTTCGTGTCGTTCCAAAATCCAAGAGTGGATAGCATGCTTGCGGAGGCCAGCAGCACCAATGACTTTGACAAACGCCAAGCCATCTATAAAAAGCTTCACAGCATTATATCTGAAGAATCACCTTACACCTTTCTCTGGACTTTAAAGCATCATGCTGGGCACCAACGAAAGCTGCTTGGAGTTCGGATCGAGCCGTTTTCATTCTTTAAATATGTAGCCCAGTGGCAGGTGAGCAACCATGGACAAAAATAA
- a CDS encoding PilZ domain-containing protein, producing the protein MDKNKGKEQKSASPEEKKQSKIEDYLTGPRRKRKNYVIFALGDNFDMDLAQAMEQFVKKTYSTLSTSMPQSPQELSRQFGRNISLLVIDDEFDDIHVVLGLVKALKEKRRNELIPVLFLTRNAPELVNLYHKELLLYHETDEYIVYTGMARTRIFNRIKTGVEDQNRRRSRRYNVFIPVSFFLLSKDLMIEGHIIDLSLHGAVLESDAEIIFRVGDQVKLSIPVSDHLDHHHGDFIKVSAKVRRVFISGTKVSVSFEYVTDNQNHLLTQFLTSVVGRQLNRQALRVRSALAAQHKHET; encoded by the coding sequence ATGGACAAAAATAAGGGTAAAGAACAAAAATCGGCAAGCCCTGAGGAAAAAAAGCAAAGTAAGATCGAGGACTACCTTACCGGCCCTCGTCGCAAACGGAAAAACTATGTAATCTTTGCTCTAGGTGACAACTTCGATATGGACTTGGCTCAAGCTATGGAGCAGTTCGTTAAGAAAACCTATAGCACCTTATCCACTTCCATGCCCCAGAGCCCCCAAGAGCTATCTCGCCAATTCGGAAGGAATATCTCCCTGCTCGTGATTGATGATGAGTTCGATGACATCCATGTGGTTCTTGGGCTGGTGAAAGCTCTCAAAGAGAAGCGTCGCAACGAGTTGATCCCCGTTCTATTCCTAACTCGAAACGCTCCCGAGTTGGTCAACCTTTATCACAAAGAACTTCTACTTTACCATGAGACGGACGAATACATCGTCTACACCGGCATGGCCCGAACGCGAATTTTCAACCGTATCAAAACTGGTGTTGAGGATCAGAACCGCCGCCGTAGTCGCCGCTACAATGTGTTTATTCCAGTCTCTTTTTTCCTGCTTTCAAAAGATCTTATGATCGAAGGGCACATCATCGACCTCAGTCTCCATGGGGCCGTATTGGAGTCAGATGCTGAAATCATTTTCCGAGTCGGTGATCAGGTGAAGCTATCCATTCCAGTCAGCGACCATCTGGACCACCACCACGGCGACTTTATAAAGGTATCAGCGAAGGTAAGACGGGTATTCATATCGGGCACAAAGGTCTCCGTATCCTTTGAATACGTGACTGATAACCAGAACCACCTGCTCACACAGTTTCTCACTAGTGTGGTGGGTCGGCAGCTCAATCGCCAAGCCCTGCGGGTACGCAGCGCTCTTGCCGCCCAACACAAGCACGAGACCTGA
- a CDS encoding response regulator transcription factor — translation MTEAKKRILLVEDEPNLAFNIEFNLQSEGYEVVLASDGKEALECFRNEGPFTLIILDIMLPEINGFEVASIIRQEDKVTQILMLTARAAEKDVIQGLERGADDYMTKPFSFKELLLRIRRMADRSDLFSPGQKPANSKLSWGDITWDMDSLELNSSQGHHVLTVLEAKVLNEFVLNPETILTRKHLLSKVWGVNGNVETRTVDNFVMRLRKYIERNPSKPEYLKSVRGRGYKFCGDVNPEIGV, via the coding sequence ATGACCGAAGCAAAGAAAAGAATACTGCTCGTTGAGGACGAGCCCAACCTAGCCTTCAATATTGAGTTCAATCTTCAATCAGAAGGCTATGAGGTGGTGTTAGCCAGCGACGGTAAGGAAGCCCTAGAATGCTTTCGTAACGAAGGCCCGTTTACCTTAATCATCTTGGACATCATGTTGCCAGAGATTAACGGCTTTGAAGTCGCCAGCATCATTCGCCAAGAGGATAAGGTCACACAGATTCTCATGCTCACCGCCCGAGCTGCAGAAAAGGATGTGATCCAAGGCCTAGAACGAGGCGCAGATGACTACATGACAAAACCATTCAGTTTCAAGGAGCTGCTTCTGCGCATCCGCCGCATGGCAGATCGGAGCGATCTGTTCTCTCCAGGCCAGAAGCCAGCCAACTCAAAACTATCCTGGGGAGACATCACCTGGGATATGGATAGCCTGGAACTGAATAGTAGCCAAGGGCACCACGTACTGACTGTTTTGGAGGCTAAGGTTCTCAATGAGTTTGTCCTTAATCCTGAAACCATCCTCACGCGAAAACACCTTCTGAGCAAGGTGTGGGGTGTGAATGGCAATGTTGAGACCCGTACAGTGGACAACTTTGTCATGCGCCTACGTAAATACATCGAACGCAACCCTTCCAAGCCAGAGTATTTGAAAAGCGTGAGGGGTCGGGGTTATAAATTCTGTGGAGATGTGAACCCTGAAATTGGAGTCTGA
- a CDS encoding sensor histidine kinase: MLGGFKKNAISILKRLTHPIVVFVALQVVWISFVVLWVVWFLNQKETLAQLSKLMGTTPITGTTGIMTLVIGCILLGMILVGTVVLFIFTQVQGSLLRQQKSFVSSVTHELRSPLASLQLSFETLQRPNLPDRIQTKVMGMVERDLERLTQLVDRILLSARLDRGILDYTTQLETFHLKEAILKCVDRAAHMDRHLKNRLTIICPEHMKVRGIRLAFTMIFGNLLENAVKYSPKDSLIEVCAKRQDRELWLSVKDQGFGLNKRDQRKVFHMFHRTPRATKNAVPGTGLGLYIVRSMVRGLGGRIWVESEGVGKGSTFYVAFPADVVISRDQSY; the protein is encoded by the coding sequence ATGCTGGGCGGATTTAAAAAGAATGCGATTTCCATACTCAAGCGCTTGACCCATCCCATTGTGGTCTTTGTAGCTCTTCAGGTTGTCTGGATCTCCTTTGTAGTGCTTTGGGTTGTATGGTTCTTAAATCAAAAGGAAACACTGGCCCAGCTCTCAAAGCTCATGGGAACCACTCCAATTACCGGCACCACGGGCATCATGACTTTAGTCATCGGCTGTATTCTGCTAGGGATGATTTTAGTTGGGACAGTGGTCCTGTTCATTTTCACCCAGGTGCAGGGTAGTCTCTTGCGCCAGCAAAAGTCCTTCGTCTCCAGCGTCACCCATGAACTTCGCTCTCCACTTGCCAGCTTGCAACTAAGCTTTGAGACCCTACAACGCCCGAATCTTCCTGATAGAATCCAGACTAAGGTCATGGGAATGGTAGAGCGGGACCTAGAGCGCCTGACCCAGCTCGTGGACCGGATTCTATTATCAGCACGCCTTGACCGCGGCATATTAGACTACACAACCCAATTGGAGACGTTCCACCTTAAAGAAGCCATTCTCAAGTGCGTCGATCGAGCAGCCCATATGGATCGCCACCTCAAAAACCGGCTTACGATTATCTGCCCGGAACATATGAAAGTTCGAGGCATTCGTCTCGCTTTCACCATGATATTTGGCAACTTGCTAGAAAATGCTGTGAAGTACTCTCCCAAAGATTCCTTGATTGAAGTTTGTGCTAAACGTCAGGATCGCGAGTTGTGGCTATCTGTAAAAGACCAGGGCTTTGGCCTCAATAAACGCGATCAGAGGAAAGTTTTCCATATGTTCCACCGCACTCCAAGAGCTACAAAAAATGCTGTTCCCGGCACGGGCTTGGGGCTCTACATCGTGCGCTCTATGGTCCGTGGCCTGGGTGGTCGCATCTGGGTCGAAAGCGAAGGCGTCGGTAAAGGCTCAACATTTTATGTCGCTTTTCCTGCAGATGTCGTGATCTCTCGGGACCAAAGCTATTAG